A portion of the Macaca mulatta isolate MMU2019108-1 chromosome 2, T2T-MMU8v2.0, whole genome shotgun sequence genome contains these proteins:
- the C2H3orf80 gene encoding uncharacterized membrane protein C3orf80 homolog precursor produces MWGPGVTAEGLSVAPAPPPLLPLLLLLALALVAPSRGGGGCAELACGERERCCDATNATAVRCCKLPLHAFLDNVGWFVRKLSGLLILLVLFAIGYFLQRIICPSPRRYPRGQARPGQRPGPPGGAGPLGGAGPPDDDDDSPALLRDEAAAGSQDSLLDSGGGGRGRGGGGRLDPSCASEHELRVVSPVFLQLPSYEEVKYLPTYEESMRLQQLSPGEVVLPVSVLGRPRGGVAAEPDGGEGRFPLI; encoded by the coding sequence ATGTGGGGACCTGGGGTCACGGCCGAGGGCCTGTCGGTGGCTCCAGCGCCGCCGCctctgctgccgctgctgctacTGCTGGCGCTGGCGCTGGTGGCGCCCTCGCGGGGCGGCGGGGGCTGCGCGGAGCTGGCGTGCGGCGAGCGGGAGCGCTGCTGCGACGCGACCAACGCCACGGCGGTACGCTGCTGCAAGCTACCGCTGCACGCCTTCCTGGACAACGTGGGCTGGTTCGTTCGCAAGCTCTCCGGGCTGCTCATCCTGCTGGTGCTCTTCGCCATCGGCTATTTCCTGCAGCGCATCATCTGCCCCAGTCCACGCAGGTACCCGCGAGGCCAGGCGCGCCCAGGACAGCGGCCCGGGCCTCCTGGGGGCGCCGGACCGCTGGGGGGCGCGGGGCCGCCCGACGACGACGACGACTCGCCCGCTCTGCTACGCGACGAGGCGGCAGCCGGCTCGCAAGACTCACTGCTGGACAGTGGCGGCGGCGGCCGAGGCCGGGGAGGCGGCGGGCGCTTGGACCCCTCCTGCGCCTCAGAGCACGAGCTGCGTGTAGTGTCGCCGGTCTTCCTGCAGCTGCCCAGCTACGAGGAGGTCAAGTATCTGCCCACCTACGAGGAGTCCATGCGGCTGCAGCAGCTCAGCCCCGGGGAGGTCGTGCTGCCAGTGTCAGTGCTCGGCCGCCCGCGAGGCGGGGTCGCCGCGGAGCCCGACGGCGGCGAGGGCCGCTTCCCCCTTATCTGA